One window of the Phycodurus eques isolate BA_2022a chromosome 7, UOR_Pequ_1.1, whole genome shotgun sequence genome contains the following:
- the folr gene encoding folate receptor, whose product MWVVFLVLLLAISRGSLSQDKLNMCMDAKHHKVKPGPEGKLYLQCVPWGENACCTANTSVEAHDDNSYLYNFNWNHCGAMSPKCKKHFVQDTCFYECSPHLGPWIQAVDQSWRKERILNVPLCMEDCHDWWEDCKNEMTCKTNWHKGWDWSSGINNCPEGSKCRKWTDMYPTPKSMCEEIWSKSYLYTTHSKTSGRCMQLWFTGPNPNTKVAEYYINNARQHRSFSVASLLFLATSSLSALT is encoded by the exons ATGTGGGTTGTTTTTCTGGTCTTACTGCTCGCCATTTCCAGGGGCTCTCTGTCTCAGGACAAACTTAATATGTGTATGGATGCCAAACACCACAAAGTAAAGCCTGGCCCAGAGGGAAAACTTTACCTTCAG tgtGTCCCGTGGGGTGAAAATGCATGTTGCACAGCAAATACCTCTGTTGAAGCTCACGACGACAACTCCTATCTATACAACTTCAACTGGAACCATTGTGGCGCAATGAGTCCTAAGTGCAAGAAGCACTTCGTCCAAGACACTTGCTTCTATGAATGCTCACCACACCTGGGGCCCTGGATACAAGCG GTAGATCAGTCCTGGCGCAAAGAGCGAATCTTGAATGTACCTCTGTGCATGGAGGACTGCCATGACTGGTGGGAGGACtgcaaaaatgaaatgacatgTAAGACTAACTGGCACAAAGGATGGGACTGGAGTTCAG GTATTAACAATTGCCCAGAAGGCAGCAAGTGCAGAAAGTGGACTGATATGTACCCAACGCCCAAATCCATGTGTGAAGAAATCTGGTCTAAATCCTATCTTTATACTACACACTCCAAAACATCAGGGCGGTGCATGCAGCTCTGGTTCACTGGGCCAAACCCCAACACGAAGGTAGCTGAGTATTACATTAACAATGCTCGGCAACACCGTAGTTTTTCAGTCGCGTCGCTGCTCTTCCTGGCTACATCGTCTCTTTCTGCACTGACCTAA